A window of bacterium contains these coding sequences:
- a CDS encoding DUF255 domain-containing protein, giving the protein MKRYILTVLLSLAVLSSISCAGSKKETPKAAAGSVAWMAWDQAMTTAKEEGKFIVVDVYTDWCHWCKVMDEKTYVDPAVAGLMKESFVAVKLNAERANTVNFKGKAYTEMDLARNFDVSGFPT; this is encoded by the coding sequence ATGAAAAGATACATCCTGACGGTTCTGCTGTCACTGGCCGTGCTGAGCAGCATTTCCTGCGCCGGCAGCAAAAAAGAAACCCCCAAGGCCGCGGCCGGATCGGTCGCCTGGATGGCCTGGGACCAGGCCATGACCACGGCCAAGGAAGAAGGCAAGTTCATAGTGGTAGACGTCTATACCGACTGGTGCCACTGGTGCAAGGTGATGGACGAGAAAACCTATGTAGACCCGGCGGTGGCGGGGCTGATGAAGGAGAGCTTTGTGGCGGTCAAACTGAATGCCGAGAGGGCCAATACCGTGAACTTCAAGGGCAAGGCCTATACCGAAATGGACCTGGCCCGCAATTTTGACGTCAGCGGCTTTCCCACC